Proteins encoded together in one Lathyrus oleraceus cultivar Zhongwan6 chromosome 5, CAAS_Psat_ZW6_1.0, whole genome shotgun sequence window:
- the LOC127081150 gene encoding uncharacterized protein LOC127081150 yields the protein MPDLPKPKILPDPAVDRLRALEKKIKAIEGNKIFGASAINMCLVSNLVIPAKFKTPDFEKYKGQTCPRSHLVMYFRKMDAHTENDKLLVHCFQDSLSGASMRWYMSLEQGRIQSWEDLADAFLQYTQRWRELAAQVEPPLSEKEMAGIFVDTLKDPFFDRLVSSAASDFAHLVTIGDRIEKGLRDGNIPGAVASPSAPKKYYGGFPKKREGETNAISRNYKGKQQASYGQVAAVVPIPYQQLMQQQQMYQPQH from the exons ATGCCTGATCTACCGAAGCCTAAGATACTTCCAGATCCTGCTGTAGATAGGCTCCGTGCCTTGGAAAAGAAGATCAAAGCCATAGAAGGAAACAAAATCTTTGGTGCCTCTGCCATTAACATGTGTTTGGTATCAAATTTAGTCATCccggctaaatttaaaactcctgatttcgagaaatacaaaggacagACTTGTCCAAGAAGTCACCTGGTAATGTACTTCAGAAAGATGGATGCTCATACCGAAAACGACAAACTACTCGtacactgtttccaagacagtctaaGTGGAGCATCTAtgagatggtacatgagcttagaaCAAGGGCGGATTCAAAGCTGGGAggatttggctgacgcatttctcc AATACACCCAacgatggagagagttggctgctcaggtagagccaccaCTGTCTGAAAAGGAAATGGCCGGAATATTTGTAGACACCTtgaaggacccattctttgatAGATTGGTGAGTAGTGCCGCGTCCGACTTTGCACATCTAGTCACAATTGGAGATCGCATAGAGAAGGGGTTGAGGGATGGAAACATTCCAGGAGCTGTGGCATCCCCTAGCGCACCGAAGAAGTATTATGGAGGCTTCCCaaagaaaagagaaggtgaaacaaaCGCCATATCCAGAAACTATAAAGGGAAGCAACAAGCTTCATATGGTCAAGTCGCCGCCGTGGTACCCATACCTTATCAACAGCTAATGCAGC